Proteins from a genomic interval of Chroococcidiopsis thermalis PCC 7203:
- a CDS encoding ferredoxin--nitrite reductase has product MTDAATSKASLNKFEKFKAEKDGLAVKAEIEQFASIGWEAMDETDRDHRLKWLGVFFRPVTPGKFMMRLRMPNGIITTHQMRVLGEVLQRYGDDGSADITTRQNIQLRGIRIEDLPEIFQKFAAVGLTSIQSGMDNVRNITGDPLAGLDTEELFDTRDLVHQVQDAITNYGEGNPEFTNLPRKFNIAITGGRDNSVHAEINDLAFVPAFKGGSRESVGAHGCAPVQESQEKEFGFNILVGGFFSAKRCEAAVPLDAWVAPEDVVAVCKAVLEVYRDNGLRANRQKARLMWLIDEWGMEKFRLAVETRMGKSLRSAAAKDEIDWEKRDHIGVYPQKQPGLNYIGLHVPVGRLYAQDMFEVARLAEVYGSGEIRLTVEQNIIIPNIPDSRLGTFLAEPLLQRFSIEPETLTRGLVSCTGAQFCNFALIETKNRALATIKALEAELRFTQPVRIHWTGCPNSCGQPQVADIGLMGTKVRKDGKAVEGVDIYMGGKVGKDAHLGSCITKGIPCDDLQPVLRNLLVEHFGARPRQEVAIGARG; this is encoded by the coding sequence ATGACGGACGCAGCAACCTCCAAGGCAAGTCTGAATAAATTTGAAAAATTTAAGGCAGAGAAAGATGGTCTTGCGGTTAAAGCAGAGATCGAGCAATTTGCCTCTATTGGTTGGGAAGCAATGGATGAAACAGATCGCGACCATCGCCTTAAGTGGCTAGGCGTGTTCTTTCGTCCAGTCACTCCAGGTAAATTCATGATGCGGCTGCGGATGCCTAATGGCATTATCACCACCCATCAGATGCGAGTCCTGGGTGAAGTCCTGCAACGCTATGGCGATGACGGTAGCGCAGACATCACTACCAGACAGAATATTCAGCTGCGGGGCATTCGGATTGAAGACTTGCCAGAGATCTTTCAAAAGTTTGCTGCTGTGGGATTAACCAGCATCCAATCGGGGATGGATAACGTCCGTAACATTACTGGCGATCCGCTAGCAGGACTCGATACCGAAGAGTTATTTGACACGCGAGACTTAGTGCATCAAGTGCAAGACGCAATCACCAATTACGGTGAAGGAAACCCAGAATTCACCAACCTACCGCGAAAATTTAATATTGCCATTACTGGTGGTCGCGATAACTCCGTCCATGCAGAGATCAACGATCTTGCTTTTGTTCCGGCGTTTAAGGGCGGGAGTCGGGAGTCGGTAGGGGCGCACGGCTGTGCGCCCGTACAGGAGAGTCAGGAAAAAGAATTTGGTTTTAATATCCTAGTTGGTGGTTTCTTTTCTGCTAAACGTTGCGAGGCGGCGGTTCCTTTAGATGCTTGGGTAGCACCAGAAGATGTAGTTGCTGTATGCAAAGCAGTTTTGGAAGTTTATCGAGATAATGGACTGCGAGCCAATCGACAAAAAGCTCGCTTGATGTGGTTGATTGACGAGTGGGGGATGGAAAAATTCCGTCTAGCTGTAGAAACCCGAATGGGTAAATCTTTGCGATCGGCAGCTGCTAAAGACGAAATTGACTGGGAAAAACGCGACCACATTGGCGTCTACCCTCAAAAACAGCCAGGACTAAACTACATCGGCTTACACGTTCCTGTCGGACGGCTCTACGCTCAAGATATGTTTGAAGTAGCGCGGTTGGCAGAAGTTTATGGTAGTGGTGAGATTCGCCTGACTGTAGAACAAAACATAATTATTCCCAACATTCCCGATTCGCGTCTCGGAACCTTCCTGGCGGAACCACTCTTACAACGCTTCTCCATAGAACCCGAAACGCTAACCCGAGGACTCGTATCATGTACGGGCGCTCAGTTCTGTAACTTTGCCTTGATTGAAACCAAAAATCGAGCGCTGGCAACAATTAAGGCGCTAGAGGCAGAACTAAGATTTACTCAACCAGTCCGCATTCACTGGACGGGATGCCCTAACTCCTGCGGACAACCCCAGGTAGCGGACATTGGACTGATGGGAACCAAAGTCCGTAAAGATGGCAAAGCTGTAGAAGGTGTTGATATCTACATGGGTGGCAAAGTCGGCAAGGATGCTCATTTAGGTAGCTGCATCACGAAGGGAATTCCCTGCGATGATTTGCAGCCAGTATTGCGCAATTTACTCGTCGAGCATTTCGGCGCTAGACCGAGGCAAGAAGTTGCAATAGGGGCTAGAGGCTAG
- a CDS encoding CmpA/NrtA family ABC transporter substrate-binding protein: MTKFTRRQFIITTSAAAAGSALVHGCSSSNTASNNTSTTNTSSTANVSPVADAPKVETTTARLGFIALTDSAPLIIAAEKGLFAKYGMTDVKVEKQASWPVTRDNLTLGSGGGGIDGAHILTPMPYLMSLGTITEGKKVPMYILARLNTNGQAISVAETYKELKVAKESTPLKEAFAKSKAAGKDLKVAMTFPGGTHDLWIRYWLAAGGINPDSDVSVVPVPPPQMVANMKVGNMEAFCVGEPWNAQLVNQKRGYTALVTGELWNDHPEKAFAMRADWVDKNPNAAKALLMAVQEAQQWCEKAENKEEMVNIVSQQKWFRVPAKDIIERAKGNIDYGDGRTEENFAYKMKFWANNASYPYKSHDLWFLTENIRWGYIPANTDTKKLVDQVNREDLWKEAAKAIGVPDAEIPKSSSRGVETFFDGVKFDPANPEAYLKSLKIKKA, translated from the coding sequence ATGACCAAGTTTACAAGACGGCAATTCATCATTACCACAAGTGCAGCAGCGGCAGGTTCAGCTTTAGTTCACGGCTGTAGTTCAAGCAACACGGCAAGTAACAATACCTCTACTACGAATACTAGTTCGACAGCTAATGTTAGTCCCGTTGCCGACGCTCCCAAAGTGGAGACGACTACAGCAAGGTTAGGCTTTATCGCCCTGACTGATTCTGCACCCTTGATTATTGCTGCGGAAAAGGGGCTTTTTGCCAAGTACGGCATGACTGATGTGAAGGTGGAAAAGCAAGCCTCTTGGCCCGTCACCCGCGATAATTTAACACTAGGTTCTGGTGGTGGTGGGATTGATGGGGCACATATCCTTACGCCAATGCCTTACCTAATGAGCTTGGGAACGATTACTGAGGGTAAAAAGGTTCCCATGTACATTCTGGCAAGGTTGAATACCAACGGTCAGGCAATTTCTGTTGCTGAAACTTACAAGGAGTTAAAGGTAGCTAAGGAAAGCACGCCACTCAAGGAAGCTTTCGCTAAATCTAAAGCTGCTGGCAAAGATCTCAAGGTAGCCATGACCTTTCCTGGCGGGACACACGACTTATGGATTCGTTACTGGCTAGCGGCTGGTGGCATTAATCCTGACTCTGATGTTTCGGTCGTCCCCGTTCCACCACCGCAAATGGTCGCCAACATGAAAGTGGGCAACATGGAAGCTTTCTGTGTCGGAGAACCTTGGAATGCTCAACTCGTGAACCAAAAGCGGGGTTATACAGCTTTGGTAACTGGAGAGTTGTGGAACGACCACCCAGAAAAAGCTTTTGCAATGCGGGCTGACTGGGTAGATAAGAACCCCAATGCGGCGAAAGCATTATTGATGGCAGTACAAGAAGCCCAACAATGGTGTGAAAAAGCAGAAAACAAAGAGGAGATGGTGAATATCGTTTCCCAGCAGAAGTGGTTTAGAGTCCCAGCTAAAGATATTATCGAGCGAGCTAAAGGCAACATTGACTACGGCGACGGTCGTACAGAAGAAAACTTCGCCTACAAAATGAAGTTCTGGGCGAACAATGCTTCTTATCCATATAAGAGTCACGATCTGTGGTTTTTGACGGAAAACATTCGCTGGGGTTATATTCCGGCAAATACCGACACGAAGAAACTCGTAGACCAGGTAAATCGCGAAGATCTATGGAAAGAAGCTGCTAAAGCAATTGGCGTACCAGATGCAGAAATTCCTAAGAGTTCTTCCCGTGGTGTGGAAACTTTCTTTGATGGAGTCAAATTCGATCCGGCAAATCCCGAAGCTTATTTGAAGAGTCTAAAGATTAAGAAAGCTTGA
- the ntrB gene encoding nitrate ABC transporter permease, with product MTATLDRSRKSLQQKAIAKFIAKKVIPPIVAIAIFALIWQLLTMSGILALPSPIEVIQETWDPYIINPFFDNGGTDKGLALQILASLGRVAIGFSLSAIVGITLGILIGSNEFVYNAVDPIFQVLRTVPPLAWLPLSLAALQQSNPSAIFVIFITAIWPIIINTTVGVQQLPQDYRNVARVLKLRGKKYFFKILFPATVPYIFTGLRIGIGLSWLAIVAAEMLVGGVGIGFFIWDAYNSSLLSQIIIALIYVGVVGLLLDRIVAFIASKVVPEEQR from the coding sequence ATGACTGCAACGCTAGATCGTTCGAGAAAAAGTTTACAGCAAAAAGCGATCGCCAAGTTTATTGCTAAAAAAGTGATTCCACCGATCGTGGCGATCGCCATTTTTGCATTGATTTGGCAGTTACTTACAATGAGTGGGATTCTTGCTTTGCCTTCACCGATCGAGGTCATTCAAGAAACATGGGACCCTTACATCATCAATCCCTTTTTTGATAATGGCGGGACAGATAAGGGATTAGCATTACAAATTCTGGCTAGTTTGGGACGGGTCGCAATCGGTTTTTCCCTCTCAGCTATTGTCGGAATTACTCTGGGAATTCTAATTGGCTCGAATGAATTTGTTTACAACGCTGTAGACCCGATTTTTCAAGTTCTTAGAACCGTTCCACCTTTGGCATGGTTGCCCTTATCGTTAGCAGCATTACAACAATCCAATCCCTCCGCAATTTTTGTAATTTTCATTACAGCAATTTGGCCCATCATCATCAACACAACAGTGGGCGTACAACAACTGCCTCAAGATTATCGCAACGTCGCTAGAGTTCTCAAACTCAGAGGAAAAAAATATTTCTTTAAAATTCTGTTTCCCGCCACCGTGCCTTACATTTTTACAGGTTTGAGAATCGGGATCGGTTTATCTTGGTTAGCAATTGTTGCCGCAGAAATGTTAGTTGGTGGAGTCGGCATCGGCTTTTTTATCTGGGATGCTTATAACAGCTCTTTATTAAGTCAAATCATCATCGCACTGATTTATGTCGGTGTCGTCGGTCTGCTATTAGACAGAATCGTTGCTTTCATTGCTAGTAAAGTCGTTCCAGAAGAACAGCGATAG
- a CDS encoding nitrate ABC transporter ATP-binding protein (This model describes the ATP binding subunits of ATP-binding cassette (ABC) transporters for nitrate transport, or for bicarbonate transport, in bacteria and archaea.) has product MSVFVEVDHVDRIFSLPNGSTYTALKNIELKIKQGEFISLVGHSGCGKSTLLNIIAGLDRASRGGVILEGRQVKEPGPDRMVVFQNYSLLPWMTVYENISLAVDEVYKNQTKAERRSTVEHHIDLVGLRHARDKRPGELSGGMKQRVAIARALAIRPKLLLLDEPFGALDALTRGGLQEQLMKICEESHVTCVMVTHDVDEALLLSDRIVMLTNGPEAQIGQILDVNIPRPRQRMEVVNHPSYYAMRNELIYFLNQQKRIKQRKAKQHVVVAGNGLEKVNLEIGFIPLTDCAPLVVAKEKGFFAKYGLTDVTLSREPSWKEISKGVGTGRLDAAQMVAGMPLAMTLGAGGKTPIPIVSALTLSRNGNAITLSKKFFEQGVRTLADLKAAIASDSDTIHTFGMVHPASMHNLMLRYWLASGGIHPDEDVSLTVIPPPQMVANLRAGNIDGYCVGEPWNSRAVYEDLGFVVATDLDLWAGHPEKVLGVREEWANQYPQTHVALVKALLEACDYCDDRRHREEILELLCRPEYVGSDPAYTRPGFLDPYNRGDGSAPQQLLHFNQFHVDKANYRDRTDLLWILTQLARWGLIPFPKNWVEVLDRVSRNDVFGIAARELGFMDIGHDPQPIKLFDGKILYPDRPIDYLNSLEIKHQIRVEEIAIDPIVTV; this is encoded by the coding sequence ATGTCAGTTTTTGTTGAAGTTGACCACGTTGATAGAATATTTTCATTGCCAAATGGTAGTACCTATACGGCACTGAAAAATATTGAATTAAAAATTAAACAGGGTGAGTTTATTTCCTTAGTCGGTCACTCTGGTTGCGGCAAATCTACGCTACTAAATATTATTGCTGGTCTAGACCGTGCTAGTCGTGGTGGTGTAATTCTAGAAGGACGGCAGGTAAAAGAACCTGGACCCGATCGCATGGTGGTATTTCAAAACTACTCTCTACTGCCCTGGATGACAGTGTACGAGAATATCTCGCTGGCGGTTGATGAAGTTTACAAAAATCAAACCAAGGCAGAAAGACGATCGACTGTCGAACATCACATCGATTTAGTCGGCTTGCGTCACGCTAGAGATAAGCGTCCGGGCGAACTTTCTGGAGGAATGAAACAACGGGTGGCGATCGCTCGTGCTTTGGCAATTCGTCCTAAGTTGCTGCTACTCGACGAACCCTTTGGGGCGTTAGATGCTTTAACGCGAGGCGGTTTGCAAGAACAGTTGATGAAAATCTGCGAAGAAAGTCACGTTACCTGCGTGATGGTGACACACGACGTAGACGAAGCCTTGCTGCTGAGCGATCGCATTGTCATGCTCACCAACGGTCCCGAAGCGCAAATCGGACAAATTCTGGATGTCAACATTCCCCGTCCCCGTCAGCGGATGGAAGTTGTCAATCATCCCAGCTACTACGCTATGCGTAACGAGCTGATTTACTTCCTCAACCAACAAAAACGCATCAAGCAGCGCAAAGCAAAACAACACGTCGTCGTTGCTGGCAATGGCTTAGAAAAAGTCAATTTAGAAATCGGCTTTATCCCCCTGACCGACTGCGCCCCATTGGTAGTCGCCAAAGAAAAAGGCTTCTTTGCTAAATACGGCTTAACCGATGTCACCCTCAGCCGCGAACCGAGTTGGAAGGAAATCTCTAAGGGGGTAGGTACGGGACGCTTAGACGCTGCCCAAATGGTTGCAGGAATGCCCTTAGCCATGACTTTAGGGGCGGGTGGTAAAACTCCTATCCCCATCGTCAGCGCCCTCACCCTCTCCCGTAACGGTAACGCCATTACGCTGAGCAAAAAGTTTTTCGAGCAAGGAGTTAGAACCCTAGCCGACTTAAAAGCCGCGATCGCTTCTGACTCCGATACCATCCACACCTTCGGGATGGTACACCCAGCCTCAATGCATAACCTAATGTTGCGTTACTGGCTGGCGAGTGGTGGCATTCATCCCGATGAAGATGTCAGCTTAACCGTGATTCCGCCACCGCAAATGGTAGCTAATCTCAGAGCTGGAAACATCGACGGTTATTGTGTCGGCGAACCTTGGAATTCCCGCGCCGTCTACGAAGACTTGGGATTTGTCGTTGCCACCGATTTAGACTTGTGGGCGGGACATCCAGAAAAAGTTTTAGGCGTGCGGGAAGAATGGGCAAACCAATATCCACAGACCCACGTTGCCCTAGTTAAAGCCTTATTAGAAGCTTGCGACTACTGCGACGATCGCCGCCATCGGGAAGAAATTCTCGAATTACTCTGCCGACCAGAATACGTCGGTTCCGATCCCGCTTACACCCGTCCTGGTTTCCTCGACCCCTACAATCGCGGTGACGGTTCCGCACCCCAACAACTATTACATTTCAACCAATTCCACGTAGACAAAGCCAACTATCGCGATCGCACCGATCTGCTGTGGATCTTGACTCAGTTGGCACGTTGGGGATTAATTCCATTTCCGAAAAACTGGGTGGAAGTCCTCGATCGCGTCAGCCGTAACGATGTATTTGGCATCGCCGCCCGCGAACTTGGATTTATGGACATTGGACACGATCCTCAACCCATCAAACTATTTGACGGCAAAATTCTCTATCCCGATCGCCCAATTGACTACCTCAACAGTTTAGAAATCAAACACCAAATCCGCGTCGAAGAAATTGCGATCGATCCTATAGTCACTGTTTGA
- a CDS encoding ABC transporter ATP-binding protein — MQIRETQLTPQIVEPRTQNPFLVIEDVSKVYPTKNGPYTVLKDVNFTAREGEFICLIGHSGCGKTTLLNMVAGFNKPTTGEVRLQSDLVTEPGPERMMVFQNYSLLPWMTAFDNVYLSIDAVHPNMPAAQKKAIAKEHLAMVGLTEAADKKPRQLSGGMKQRVAIARALAIRPQILILDEPFGALDAITKEELQEELLTIWREHRVTVLMITHDIDEALFLSDRTIMMTNGPSATIGEVVEIPFPRPRQRARIIEDPRYYELRNHILDFLYHRHAHVE; from the coding sequence ATGCAAATTAGAGAAACTCAGCTTACACCCCAGATCGTAGAACCCAGAACCCAGAACCCTTTTTTAGTCATAGAGGATGTTTCCAAGGTCTATCCTACGAAAAATGGTCCTTACACAGTTTTAAAAGATGTCAATTTCACTGCTCGCGAAGGTGAGTTTATCTGTCTGATCGGTCACTCTGGCTGTGGCAAGACTACCCTGCTAAATATGGTGGCAGGATTTAACAAACCCACTACAGGGGAAGTCAGGCTGCAAAGCGATCTCGTCACCGAACCAGGACCGGAACGGATGATGGTGTTTCAAAATTACTCCCTGCTGCCTTGGATGACGGCGTTTGATAACGTTTATCTATCCATTGATGCCGTCCATCCCAATATGCCTGCGGCGCAGAAAAAAGCGATCGCTAAAGAGCATTTAGCAATGGTAGGACTGACGGAAGCTGCCGATAAAAAGCCGCGTCAGCTATCTGGAGGAATGAAACAACGAGTGGCGATCGCCCGTGCTTTAGCTATTCGTCCCCAAATCCTGATCCTCGACGAACCTTTCGGGGCGCTGGATGCCATTACCAAAGAGGAACTCCAAGAAGAACTGCTAACAATTTGGCGAGAACACCGCGTCACCGTGCTAATGATCACGCACGACATTGACGAAGCCCTATTTTTATCCGATCGAACGATCATGATGACCAACGGTCCTTCGGCAACGATTGGTGAAGTTGTGGAGATTCCCTTCCCTCGTCCGCGCCAACGCGCCCGTATCATCGAAGATCCCCGTTACTACGAACTGCGCAACCACATCCTCGACTTTTTATATCATCGTCATGCCCATGTGGAGTAG
- a CDS encoding NarK family nitrate/nitrite MFS transporter: MLKGLISFQGRYRILHQTWFAFFLTFVCWFNFAPFAGLIQKELHLSDPQKTTLLICNVALTIPARIIIGMLLDRFGPRITYSFLLMFAVVPCMATAISHDFNQLVWSRLLMGIVGSGFVIGIRMVSEWFPPKDIGIAQGVYGGWGNFGAFGAEFALPILAVATGFVAGGASNWRLAVAFTGIVAAIYGVIYFNTVQDTPSGKVYKRPKKNGAMEVTSKGSFYAMLLSNFGLIFALGLLAWRLAQPKIHFLSLSQMYIVWIGLLGLYAYQTYQAWRVNKELLTGQKIYSPSERYQFRQVALLEFTYVTNFGSELAAVSMLPIFFETTFSLDHHMASIIASCYPFLNLVSRPSGGLISDKLGSRKWTMTVISVGIGISYLLAYEINGSWALPLAIAVTMLSAYFAQAGCGATYGIVPLIKKEITGQISGNVGAYGNFGGVIYLTILSLTNARTLFATMGIAALVCASLCAFFLKEPKGSFAEDYEATAATDTPEHALPSSSILAEELE, from the coding sequence ATGCTCAAAGGCTTAATTTCATTCCAGGGTCGCTATCGCATCTTACATCAAACGTGGTTTGCTTTCTTTTTAACTTTCGTTTGTTGGTTTAACTTTGCACCCTTTGCCGGATTAATTCAGAAAGAACTTCATTTAAGCGATCCGCAAAAAACAACTCTCCTCATCTGCAACGTAGCACTGACAATTCCAGCCCGTATTATTATCGGTATGCTGCTGGATCGGTTTGGACCGAGAATTACCTACTCTTTTCTGTTGATGTTTGCTGTAGTTCCTTGTATGGCAACAGCGATATCTCACGATTTCAACCAATTGGTATGGAGTCGTTTGTTGATGGGGATTGTCGGTTCTGGATTTGTCATCGGCATTCGCATGGTGTCTGAGTGGTTCCCGCCCAAAGATATTGGTATTGCTCAAGGTGTGTATGGCGGCTGGGGTAACTTTGGGGCTTTTGGGGCTGAATTTGCTCTCCCAATTCTTGCAGTAGCTACTGGCTTTGTTGCAGGTGGTGCATCTAACTGGCGTTTGGCAGTTGCCTTTACAGGTATTGTTGCTGCAATTTACGGTGTTATCTACTTCAATACTGTCCAAGATACTCCTAGCGGTAAAGTTTACAAGCGTCCTAAGAAAAATGGTGCGATGGAAGTCACCAGCAAAGGCAGTTTTTATGCCATGCTGCTGTCAAATTTCGGTCTAATTTTCGCTCTTGGTTTGTTAGCTTGGCGTTTGGCTCAACCTAAAATTCACTTCCTCAGCCTAAGCCAAATGTATATTGTTTGGATTGGACTATTAGGATTGTATGCTTACCAAACTTATCAAGCTTGGCGCGTCAATAAAGAGTTATTAACCGGACAAAAAATCTACTCTCCATCCGAACGCTATCAATTTCGTCAAGTTGCTCTACTCGAATTTACTTACGTCACAAATTTTGGTTCGGAATTGGCAGCAGTTTCTATGCTCCCAATCTTCTTTGAAACAACTTTTAGCTTGGATCATCATATGGCAAGTATTATTGCCTCATGCTATCCATTCTTAAACTTAGTTTCTCGTCCTAGTGGTGGTTTAATTTCTGATAAATTAGGTTCGCGCAAATGGACGATGACAGTTATTTCGGTTGGAATTGGGATTAGCTACTTACTCGCTTATGAAATTAATGGGAGCTGGGCTTTACCACTAGCGATCGCCGTGACAATGCTCTCTGCTTACTTTGCCCAAGCTGGTTGTGGTGCAACTTACGGGATCGTACCTCTGATTAAAAAAGAAATTACCGGACAAATTTCTGGTAACGTCGGAGCATATGGTAACTTTGGTGGGGTAATTTATTTAACAATTCTCAGCCTGACCAATGCCCGTACTTTGTTTGCCACAATGGGAATTGCTGCTCTAGTTTGTGCTAGTTTGTGTGCTTTCTTTTTGAAGGA